One genomic segment of Desulfomicrobium sp. ZS1 includes these proteins:
- a CDS encoding metallophosphoesterase — protein sequence MKIIYKRYILWALAGLYVIAAGMQIYACVVTYTARQTQFPKNFGNFESVRAALPASDAKKPFTFVIVGDTRSTGTFKGLTEDINKAEPAFIVILGDWVNGGSMDQHADFKQKSAEYDFSCPVFFTPGNHDVDPEKYPMASFEKEYGPRNFSFVFNDNIFIFISHLDKRFPNHDSLNYLRSLDQKTLAAYRNRFVFMHIPPWVSPDIKERHTRDEKELMQIFEDLNIDYAVAADFHGYNRTRLRGVEYIITGGGGGRLHESQGRQFHHAIALTVGTDMVSERILPAFAHFDFKECIDMNSIAYICPFLLDHSFLIVIVNIIIIIFLVILYKKNNC from the coding sequence ATGAAGATCATCTACAAACGGTATATTTTATGGGCGTTGGCTGGACTCTATGTCATTGCCGCCGGAATGCAGATTTATGCCTGCGTTGTGACATATACCGCCCGACAGACTCAATTCCCAAAAAATTTTGGCAATTTCGAGAGCGTACGTGCGGCCTTGCCTGCATCCGATGCGAAAAAGCCATTCACCTTCGTGATAGTGGGCGACACACGCAGTACGGGCACTTTCAAAGGCTTAACTGAAGATATTAACAAGGCCGAGCCTGCTTTTATTGTCATTCTTGGGGACTGGGTGAATGGCGGTTCCATGGATCAGCACGCCGATTTCAAACAAAAATCGGCTGAATATGATTTCTCATGCCCGGTTTTTTTCACGCCGGGCAACCATGACGTTGACCCGGAAAAATATCCAATGGCTTCGTTTGAAAAGGAGTACGGACCGCGAAATTTTTCATTTGTTTTCAATGATAATATTTTCATTTTCATAAGCCATCTCGATAAACGTTTCCCCAATCATGACTCTTTGAACTATCTACGTTCTCTGGACCAAAAAACATTAGCCGCATATCGCAATCGGTTTGTCTTCATGCATATCCCGCCATGGGTTTCGCCGGACATCAAGGAGCGTCATACACGAGATGAAAAGGAGCTTATGCAAATTTTTGAAGATTTGAATATAGATTATGCGGTGGCCGCAGACTTTCATGGTTATAACCGGACGCGTCTGCGCGGGGTGGAATATATCATCACTGGCGGTGGAGGGGGACGGTTGCACGAATCTCAAGGGCGACAATTTCATCATGCCATAGCATTGACTGTTGGGACGGACATGGTTTCGGAACGAATTCTGCCAGCATTTGCGCATTTTGATTTTAAAGAATGCATAGATATGAATTCCATTGCTTATATCTGTCCATTTCTGCTTGACCATTCTTTTTTAATTGTAATAGTAAATATTATTATAATTATATTTTTGGTAATTTTATATAAAAAAAATAATTGCTGA
- a CDS encoding glycosyltransferase family 4 protein, with amino-acid sequence MRGIDLIIALFEQQKADIVELLGIDPGRVDVVSGGYNELCFHSGEVEDEGGAVQILYAGKLDSSKGVPWLLKSLKRIRKPWRLHLVGAGSGPERDLCLHLAASHGDRVMVHGVLSHEKLGGLMRRCDIFVLPSFFEGLPLVLLEAMACGCRIVTTDLPGARELFAEPHPHMVRMVELPRLETVDKPYTTDEPLLEARLAEALEKSISDVMNGVRPDEEYIRRITEPFTWEKIFLRIDAVYNRAVQER; translated from the coding sequence TTGCGCGGCATCGATCTGATCATCGCCCTCTTTGAACAGCAGAAGGCCGACATTGTCGAATTGCTGGGCATTGATCCCGGCAGGGTGGACGTCGTCAGCGGCGGATACAACGAGCTGTGCTTTCATTCCGGGGAAGTTGAGGATGAAGGCGGGGCCGTGCAGATTCTCTACGCGGGCAAGCTCGACTCCTCTAAAGGGGTGCCCTGGTTGTTGAAAAGTCTAAAAAGGATCCGCAAACCCTGGCGTCTGCATTTGGTGGGTGCAGGCAGCGGTCCGGAAAGGGACCTGTGCCTGCACCTGGCCGCGAGCCATGGCGACCGAGTCATGGTTCATGGCGTGCTCTCCCACGAGAAGTTGGGCGGCCTGATGCGTAGATGCGACATCTTTGTGCTGCCGTCGTTTTTTGAGGGCCTTCCCCTGGTCCTGCTGGAGGCCATGGCCTGCGGCTGCCGCATAGTTACCACGGACCTGCCCGGAGCCAGGGAGCTTTTCGCCGAGCCGCATCCGCACATGGTGCGCATGGTGGAGCTTCCCCGGCTTGAAACCGTGGACAAGCCGTACACAACCGACGAGCCGCTGCTGGAAGCTCGGCTGGCCGAGGCGCTGGAGAAGAGCATCTCGGATGTGATGAACGGGGTGCGGCCCGATGAGGAATACATCCGCAGGATTACGGAGCCGTTCACCTGGGAGAAGATTTTTTTGAGAATCGACGCCGTCTATAATCGGGCCGTCCAAGAGAGGTAG
- a CDS encoding NAD(P)H-hydrate dehydratase gives MSWLIVGTVPRADFSLAWGPYTVQERAIEVLGVTVNVARGTPALMATAFVAARALGIDPPEALIIGDTGSGEGSRTLYAHLVENRGRVRHVGVTFHYLMPDVVWHNKILWGLEELAERPLLVADAGFMYAAKMSGYADHYDLFTPDAGEMAFLADEIAPHPFYTRGFLLQEEAMIPELIDTAHAGANAARHLLVKGQTDYVVAGGRIVSRVSEPDTPAMEPIGGTGDTLTGLVTALLASGMEMTEACRTAALANRYLGVLANPTPAFGVAELLPFLPEALERAMRDVETSL, from the coding sequence ATGTCTTGGTTGATTGTCGGCACGGTCCCCAGGGCTGATTTTAGTCTGGCGTGGGGCCCCTATACTGTTCAGGAACGAGCCATTGAGGTGCTTGGCGTTACCGTCAACGTGGCCAGGGGGACTCCGGCCCTTATGGCAACGGCCTTTGTTGCGGCCCGCGCACTTGGCATCGATCCGCCCGAGGCACTGATCATCGGTGACACCGGCTCGGGTGAGGGCAGCCGCACCCTTTATGCGCATCTGGTCGAAAATCGTGGCCGGGTCCGGCATGTTGGGGTGACCTTTCACTATCTCATGCCCGATGTCGTTTGGCACAACAAAATCCTGTGGGGCCTTGAGGAACTCGCCGAGCGCCCCCTGCTGGTGGCTGACGCGGGATTCATGTACGCGGCAAAAATGAGCGGCTATGCCGATCACTATGATCTGTTCACTCCGGATGCCGGGGAGATGGCCTTTTTGGCGGATGAGATTGCGCCTCATCCCTTCTATACGAGGGGATTTCTGCTTCAGGAGGAAGCGATGATTCCGGAACTGATCGACACGGCCCATGCCGGCGCGAACGCGGCGCGTCACCTCCTGGTCAAAGGGCAAACGGACTACGTGGTTGCCGGCGGACGCATTGTGTCGCGGGTGAGCGAGCCCGACACTCCGGCCATGGAGCCCATCGGCGGCACCGGCGACACCTTGACCGGTTTGGTCACGGCGCTGCTGGCTTCCGGGATGGAAATGACCGAAGCATGCCGGACGGCCGCGCTGGCCAACCGTTACCTGGGCGTTCTGGCCAATCCCACGCCTGCCTTTGGCGTAGCAGAGTTGCTTCCTTTCCTGCCCGAAGCGCTGGAGCGTGCCATGCGCGATGTGGAGACGAGTTTGTGA
- a CDS encoding DUF3343 domain-containing protein encodes MNWLRGLLSRKAPSVRGLSEKGMLLYPSTGEVIRAEEALRQSGLEVAVKGPPPDLRQGCDMVVEFSLVQEMRVREVLAERNLQPLRVAVAQDHLLEPVSLFQSKELGSYLMVRAANMKITVDRRDLRIVNVSGGGCPDVPYLAEMLVGHTLDAAPEPRSLGQTLCGYALQLAFDEARRQCLG; translated from the coding sequence ATGAACTGGCTGAGGGGGCTTCTGTCCCGCAAAGCCCCCTCAGTTCGAGGCCTTTCTGAAAAGGGGATGCTTCTCTATCCGAGTACTGGCGAGGTTATCCGGGCCGAGGAGGCGCTGCGCCAGTCGGGTCTGGAGGTCGCGGTCAAGGGACCGCCTCCGGATTTGCGTCAGGGCTGCGACATGGTTGTTGAATTTTCCCTGGTGCAGGAAATGCGCGTGCGCGAGGTGTTGGCAGAGCGAAATCTTCAGCCCTTGCGAGTAGCCGTCGCCCAGGATCATCTGCTTGAACCTGTATCCCTGTTCCAGTCCAAGGAGTTGGGGTCGTATCTGATGGTTCGGGCCGCCAATATGAAGATCACCGTGGATCGTCGGGATCTGCGTATCGTCAACGTGTCTGGTGGCGGGTGCCCGGACGTGCCCTATCTGGCAGAGATGCTGGTGGGCCATACTCTCGATGCGGCTCCCGAACCCCGTTCTTTGGGGCAAACCCTGTGCGGCTATGCCCTGCAACTGGCTTTCGATGAGGCGCGTCGTCAATGTCTTGGTTGA
- a CDS encoding sulfurtransferase TusA family protein, which translates to MKQIVDAKGLSCPQPVLMAMQAMRANGSGEIEVVVDNEASRENVSRAAQSQGWSVAVDELDGGEFRLSLAKS; encoded by the coding sequence ATGAAACAGATAGTGGACGCCAAAGGCTTGTCGTGCCCCCAGCCGGTGCTCATGGCTATGCAGGCCATGCGCGCAAATGGTTCCGGGGAAATCGAGGTGGTCGTGGACAACGAAGCCAGCCGGGAGAACGTTTCTCGTGCCGCGCAGAGCCAGGGCTGGAGCGTGGCTGTGGATGAGCTTGACGGAGGGGAATTCAGATTGTCCCTGGCGAAGTCATGA